One Campylobacter concisus DNA segment encodes these proteins:
- a CDS encoding TPM domain-containing protein — MKKIISLLLFAFCFCFALNFNEQINDEAHIFSQNERDELSNLVQNFEQNSTTQIAIVTLNSLENKSIEELSLEIARGYKLGQKEDSNGVLLVVAPNEKKVRIEVGYGLEGALTDAVASQIINSVMIPEFKNGNMSAGIKKGVVAIIKVASGEEFKSKFSLGDLPFGVFAFFAGMLSCFASVIFGKFFMRTGFSTCFAGLVSTALEQGFGVQNYLIIFGAFAFIFAVFFFILKDVFKRNSQGGSLSMGFRRDNSGSNGGGRSSGRGGGFSGGGGGFGGGGASGSW; from the coding sequence ATTAGCCTTTTGCTCTTTGCGTTTTGCTTTTGTTTTGCTCTAAATTTCAATGAGCAGATCAACGACGAGGCTCATATCTTTTCACAAAACGAAAGAGATGAGCTCTCAAATTTAGTGCAAAATTTCGAGCAAAACAGCACCACGCAAATCGCCATAGTGACTTTAAATTCGCTTGAAAATAAAAGCATAGAAGAGCTATCGCTAGAGATAGCTAGAGGCTACAAACTAGGTCAAAAAGAAGATAGTAACGGCGTGCTTTTAGTTGTCGCTCCAAATGAGAAAAAGGTCCGCATTGAGGTTGGATACGGCCTTGAAGGGGCGCTAACTGACGCCGTGGCAAGCCAGATCATAAATAGCGTGATGATACCTGAGTTTAAAAATGGCAATATGAGCGCTGGCATAAAAAAGGGCGTGGTAGCGATCATAAAGGTAGCTAGTGGCGAGGAATTTAAGAGCAAATTTAGCCTTGGCGACTTACCTTTTGGCGTGTTTGCCTTTTTTGCTGGCATGCTCTCTTGCTTTGCCTCTGTGATCTTTGGTAAATTTTTTATGCGAACTGGCTTTAGCACGTGCTTTGCTGGACTTGTATCAACCGCACTTGAGCAGGGATTTGGCGTGCAAAACTACCTTATCATCTTTGGCGCTTTTGCCTTTATCTTTGCGGTATTTTTCTTTATTTTAAAAGATGTTTTTAAGAGAAATAGCCAAGGCGGCTCTTTGTCAATGGGCTTTAGACGTGATAATTCTGGCTCAAATGGTGGCGGTCGCTCAAGTGGTAGAGGAGGCGGCTTTAGTGGCGGCGGCGGTGGTTTTGGCGGAGGCGGAGCTAGTGGCAGCTGGTGA
- a CDS encoding ABC transporter substrate-binding protein: MLSGELLKSHFAKFDLSAMLSGFLEQSHFDKEKFKALRRDGFKSLDKSQRDELLKIAGFKAYLDAKFQGFLRELMQSKILVVSGVEYKFGELEIYTCFDANTYKRSCEAGEIYFHNFGFDISFKSEPALYGGILVRSLKPLKERNFIFGPRKCALCILNAKVKNLNFDLKEADFREDEVAFTPRIRSFKDEIELKNDALRAVSGEFKEALKSAKEYKKRVENAYKKG; this comes from the coding sequence ATGCTATCAGGAGAGCTACTTAAAAGCCATTTTGCTAAATTTGATCTATCGGCAATGCTTAGTGGGTTTTTAGAGCAAAGTCATTTTGACAAAGAAAAATTTAAAGCACTCAGGCGAGATGGCTTTAAAAGCTTAGATAAGAGCCAAAGAGATGAGCTTCTTAAAATAGCAGGTTTTAAGGCGTATCTTGATGCAAAATTTCAGGGCTTTTTGCGTGAGCTGATGCAAAGCAAGATATTAGTTGTAAGCGGCGTGGAGTATAAATTTGGCGAGCTTGAAATTTACACCTGCTTTGATGCAAACACCTACAAAAGATCGTGCGAGGCTGGCGAAATTTACTTTCACAACTTTGGTTTTGACATCTCTTTTAAGAGTGAGCCAGCGCTTTATGGCGGCATATTAGTAAGAAGTTTAAAGCCATTAAAAGAGCGAAATTTCATCTTTGGACCAAGAAAATGTGCCCTTTGCATTTTAAATGCAAAAGTTAAAAATTTAAACTTTGATCTAAAAGAGGCTGATTTTAGAGAGGATGAGGTCGCTTTTACGCCAAGGATTAGATCGTTTAAAGATGAGATCGAGCTTAAAAATGACGCTTTAAGGGCGGTTAGTGGCGAGTTTAAAGAGGCGCTTAAAAGCGCAAAAGAGTATAAAAAAAGAGTTGAAAATGCATATAAAAAGGGGTGA
- a CDS encoding 4'-phosphopantetheinyl transferase family protein encodes MHIKRGEIYLFIGFEAEKFSPKMLSKKDRRRLKRYPNLANSNSFKLSRYLKFKAKKRGKICLSHKENIAVLAISKEKVGVDVEELKERNFDGAIKFCFNKKESEIYANAKDKMQKFYEIYTAKEAVIKAKNLAFSDLAGAKFDEMDRRYLIINNLFIICLAFKHCKDIIVKFL; translated from the coding sequence ATGCATATAAAAAGGGGTGAAATTTATCTTTTTATCGGCTTTGAGGCTGAGAAATTTAGCCCCAAAATGCTCTCTAAAAAAGATCGCAGGAGACTAAAAAGATATCCAAATTTAGCAAATTCAAACTCATTTAAACTCTCTCGCTATTTAAAATTTAAAGCAAAAAAACGGGGTAAAATTTGCCTCTCTCACAAAGAAAATATCGCCGTTTTGGCTATCTCAAAAGAAAAAGTTGGCGTTGATGTGGAGGAGCTAAAAGAGCGAAATTTTGACGGAGCGATCAAATTTTGCTTTAACAAAAAAGAGAGCGAAATTTACGCAAATGCCAAAGACAAAATGCAAAAATTTTATGAAATTTACACCGCAAAAGAAGCTGTTATAAAAGCCAAAAATTTAGCCTTTAGCGACCTTGCTGGCGCTAAATTTGATGAAATGGATAGAAGATACTTGATTATTAATAATCTATTTATCATTTGCCTTGCATTTAAGCATTGCAAAGATATAATTGTTAAATTTTTATGA
- a CDS encoding beta-ketoacyl synthase N-terminal-like domain-containing protein, with protein MIYVSKPAIISAAGSSSDENLISLLSGKRFLSKSCEFHPQNEFLVGKFNGALPSFSSKTKEHFKTRTNALLLNTMLEIDEEIKRAIKKYGKSRVGVVLGTTTSGVEENFEPFKGYIATGFFDKSRFGINRNCLANVAEFVSDFYELSGPSYCVSTACTSGVKAIIEAKRLIESELCDAVICGGVDSLNTLTINGFNSLSILSSAPSQAFSKNREGINIGEGAGLFLLSRDEISNVAVASSASNCDAFHMTQPDFSAKMAVNCIENALKRASMCGVDYVNLHGTGTQANEKMEAKAINLTLGATFASTLKPQIGHTLGAAGAIESAICAMLCMRENSTLPPHVYDGEYDENLEAINLVKSGTKFDVKTAMSLSFAFGGDNAAIIFKRVR; from the coding sequence TTGATCTACGTTAGCAAACCAGCCATTATCAGCGCCGCAGGTAGCAGTAGTGATGAGAATTTAATCTCGCTTTTAAGTGGCAAGAGATTTTTAAGTAAAAGCTGCGAATTTCACCCACAAAATGAGTTTTTGGTGGGTAAATTTAATGGCGCTTTGCCTAGCTTTTCAAGCAAAACTAAAGAGCACTTCAAAACTCGCACCAACGCCTTGCTTTTAAACACGATGCTAGAGATCGATGAGGAGATAAAAAGAGCGATCAAAAAATATGGCAAAAGCCGTGTGGGAGTAGTTCTTGGCACTACAACAAGCGGCGTTGAGGAGAATTTCGAGCCATTTAAAGGCTATATCGCGACTGGATTTTTTGATAAAAGCAGGTTTGGCATAAACAGAAACTGCCTTGCAAACGTGGCCGAGTTTGTGAGCGACTTTTACGAGCTTAGCGGTCCAAGCTACTGCGTATCGACTGCGTGTACTTCAGGCGTTAAAGCAATCATAGAAGCAAAAAGGCTAATTGAAAGTGAGCTTTGTGATGCGGTCATTTGTGGAGGAGTAGACAGCCTAAATACGCTTACGATAAATGGCTTTAACTCGCTTAGTATCCTAAGCAGCGCCCCAAGCCAGGCATTTTCTAAAAATAGAGAGGGGATAAATATCGGCGAAGGAGCTGGGCTATTTTTGCTAAGCCGTGATGAAATTTCAAACGTCGCAGTCGCCAGCTCAGCCTCAAACTGCGACGCTTTTCACATGACGCAGCCTGATTTTAGCGCTAAAATGGCGGTAAATTGCATAGAGAACGCGCTAAAAAGAGCTAGCATGTGTGGCGTGGACTATGTAAATTTACATGGCACCGGCACGCAGGCAAATGAGAAAATGGAGGCAAAAGCTATAAATTTAACGCTTGGTGCCACCTTTGCAAGCACGCTAAAGCCACAGATCGGTCACACGCTTGGGGCTGCTGGAGCAATAGAAAGCGCCATTTGCGCCATGCTTTGCATGCGAGAAAATAGCACCTTGCCGCCACACGTTTATGACGGCGAGTATGATGAGAACTTAGAGGCTATAAATTTAGTAAAAAGCGGCACGAAATTTGACGTAAAAACAGCGATGTCGCTATCTTTTGCCTTTGGCGGAGATAACGCCGCGATAATATTTAAAAGAGTGAGATGA
- a CDS encoding thioester dehydrase, producing MMISDYLPHSSAITLIDEILEFIPCESIKVRSVINEQNPFLEDGRFHTQKAIEMMAQSLGIYDSKMRELRGEKAIFGFLLGSRKFEIFRPYFKVGDEIVIISKCSIQDESGFGVYDSELFVNGELDARAVLNVMSPDEEFVKKALSE from the coding sequence ATGATGATAAGTGATTATTTGCCACACAGCAGCGCCATAACCCTGATCGATGAAATTTTAGAATTTATCCCTTGTGAGAGCATAAAAGTAAGAAGCGTGATAAATGAGCAAAATCCTTTTTTAGAAGATGGGAGATTTCACACGCAAAAGGCGATAGAGATGATGGCTCAAAGTCTTGGCATCTACGACTCCAAGATGCGTGAGCTAAGGGGCGAAAAGGCGATATTTGGCTTTTTGCTTGGTAGTAGAAAATTTGAAATTTTTAGGCCATATTTTAAAGTGGGCGATGAGATAGTGATCATTTCAAAGTGCTCCATTCAAGATGAGAGTGGTTTTGGCGTTTATGACAGCGAGCTTTTTGTAAATGGCGAGCTTGACGCAAGGGCGGTTTTAAACGTGATGAGCCCTGATGAAGAATTTGTAAAAAAGGCACTTAGTGAGTAA
- the fabG gene encoding 3-oxoacyl-ACP reductase FabG has translation MSKRVLITGSSRGIGASIARRLANEYEVVLHARSKSDELLKMAGELGAKFMTFDVADTAAAKEAIEADMEANGVYYGVILNAGITRDNTFVGLSDEEWFDVIDINLNGFYNVLRPALMPMIRARKPARIVTLSSVSGVIGNRGQVNYSASKAGIIGASKALAVELASRGITVNCVAPGLIKTDMSEEILNSDFLDEVLKAIPAKRAGEADEVAGLVKFLLSGEASYITRQVIGVNGGLC, from the coding sequence GTGAGTAAGAGAGTATTGATAACTGGATCAAGTAGGGGTATAGGAGCTAGCATCGCTAGGCGCCTTGCTAATGAATACGAAGTGGTGCTTCACGCAAGAAGTAAGAGCGATGAGCTTTTAAAGATGGCTGGCGAGCTTGGGGCTAAATTTATGACATTTGACGTGGCTGATACCGCTGCAGCTAAAGAGGCGATAGAAGCTGACATGGAGGCAAATGGCGTCTACTACGGCGTTATTTTAAACGCTGGCATAACAAGGGATAATACCTTTGTGGGGCTAAGCGATGAAGAGTGGTTTGATGTGATAGATATAAATTTAAATGGCTTTTACAACGTCCTAAGGCCAGCGCTAATGCCTATGATAAGGGCTAGAAAGCCAGCTAGGATAGTGACGCTAAGCTCTGTTTCAGGGGTCATTGGCAACAGAGGTCAGGTGAATTACTCAGCTAGCAAGGCAGGCATCATAGGAGCTAGCAAAGCCCTTGCAGTCGAGCTTGCCAGTAGGGGCATAACAGTAAACTGCGTGGCACCTGGGCTTATAAAGACAGATATGAGCGAAGAAATTTTAAATAGCGATTTTTTAGACGAGGTGCTAAAGGCCATACCTGCAAAAAGAGCTGGCGAGGCAGATGAGGTGGCAGGACTTGTTAAATTTCTACTAAGTGGCGAGGCTAGCTACATCACAAGGCAGGTTATCGGCGTAAATGGAGGACTTTGCTAA
- a CDS encoding beta-ketoacyl-ACP synthase, with protein MRVFVTGIGAVSAFGNSWEEMRAKFLAGKNAVRYMSEWEGYKELNTHLAAPIIDYKHPQEWDRKQLRSLGKVSCYSVHAAGLALKDAGLLNGEGLQATNLDPSVQDGRMGVASGSSTGSTDSILDMAKLVLDMDSGFNANTYIKMMPHTTAANIALFYSLKGRIIPTSSACTSGSHAIGYAYESIKNGSIDMMLAGGAEELCVSEAYVFDKLYATSVKNSTPNLTPTPFEKDRDGLVLGEGAGFLVLESEESALKRGAKIYAEVVGFGSTCDGTHITRPQSATMKAAMSLALRAAKLEPKSIGYVNAHATATKHGDIAESIATNELFGEDIAISSLKSYLGHTLGACGGLEAIASIMMMREKLFFPTINLKVTDPECAKLNYLKEPTPIKTDFVMSNNFAFGGVNTSLIFKRVDNKF; from the coding sequence ATGCGTGTATTTGTCACAGGTATCGGCGCAGTCAGTGCTTTTGGCAACAGCTGGGAGGAGATGAGGGCTAAATTTCTTGCAGGCAAAAATGCCGTGAGATATATGAGCGAGTGGGAGGGCTATAAGGAGCTAAACACGCACCTAGCAGCTCCTATCATAGACTACAAACACCCGCAGGAGTGGGACAGGAAACAGCTAAGAAGCCTTGGTAAGGTCTCGTGTTATAGCGTGCATGCGGCTGGGCTTGCTTTAAAAGATGCTGGTTTGCTAAATGGCGAAGGCTTGCAGGCTACAAATTTAGACCCAAGCGTGCAAGATGGCAGGATGGGCGTAGCTAGTGGCTCAAGCACTGGTAGCACGGACTCTATCCTTGATATGGCAAAGCTAGTTTTGGACATGGATAGCGGCTTTAACGCAAATACCTATATAAAAATGATGCCTCACACCACAGCGGCAAATATCGCGCTATTTTACTCGCTAAAAGGACGCATCATCCCTACATCTTCGGCATGTACGAGCGGCTCACACGCCATTGGCTATGCTTATGAGAGCATAAAAAATGGCAGCATAGACATGATGCTAGCTGGTGGGGCTGAGGAGCTTTGTGTGAGTGAGGCATACGTCTTTGACAAGCTCTACGCGACTAGTGTGAAAAACAGCACTCCAAATTTGACACCAACGCCGTTTGAAAAAGATAGAGATGGCTTGGTACTTGGCGAGGGAGCTGGATTTTTAGTGCTTGAAAGCGAAGAGAGCGCCTTAAAAAGAGGAGCTAAAATTTACGCTGAGGTCGTTGGTTTTGGCTCTACGTGTGACGGCACGCATATCACTAGACCACAAAGCGCTACGATGAAAGCGGCGATGAGCTTAGCACTCCGCGCGGCAAAACTAGAGCCAAAAAGCATAGGCTACGTAAATGCCCATGCGACCGCGACAAAACATGGCGATATAGCTGAAAGTATCGCTACAAACGAGCTTTTTGGAGAGGACATCGCCATTAGCTCACTTAAAAGCTATCTTGGTCACACGCTTGGCGCTTGTGGCGGACTAGAGGCGATCGCTAGCATAATGATGATGAGAGAAAAGCTCTTTTTCCCAACTATAAATTTAAAAGTAACTGATCCTGAGTGTGCAAAGCTAAACTACTTAAAGGAGCCAACGCCGATAAAGACGGACTTTGTGATGAGTAACAACTTTGCATTTGGCGGTGTAAATACATCTTTGATATTTAAAAGAGTAGATAACAAATTTTAA
- a CDS encoding excinuclease ABC subunit A codes for MKRLVSLVAVLAFASSLSARDDVKYHSLDFLNGPKAKEFLLPNVSISFGTGYTGKVIVRDITSNKKTNGFNKSDEEACQIALLSALKSFQERAVKEGGTKVVNLTGYYKKQPFNSKTQFQCGSGSLMSGVTLRGDIAK; via the coding sequence ATGAAAAGATTAGTTTCATTAGTTGCCGTTTTGGCATTTGCCTCAAGCCTTAGCGCTAGAGATGACGTGAAGTATCACTCACTTGACTTTCTAAACGGCCCAAAGGCTAAAGAATTTTTGCTACCAAACGTTAGCATTAGCTTTGGCACAGGATACACTGGCAAGGTGATCGTAAGAGATATAACATCAAACAAAAAGACAAATGGCTTTAACAAAAGCGACGAAGAGGCTTGCCAGATCGCACTTCTCTCTGCTCTAAAGTCATTTCAAGAAAGAGCGGTGAAAGAGGGCGGCACGAAGGTTGTAAATTTGACTGGATATTACAAAAAACAGCCATTTAACTCTAAGACTCAGTTTCAGTGCGGCAGCGGTTCTTTGATGTCTGGAGTCACACTAAGAGGCGACATCGCAAAATAA
- a CDS encoding beta-ketoacyl synthase chain length factor, with product MKFQVDFYDAIAYGEISEDIARYKKEFDLAKIPPMQRRRLSSAAKCAFSLISGFDKIDMPVIFSSYEGEINRCFELETALAKAEPVSPTSFSLSVHNAISSLLSIEAKNHNEILAISSFSPVEDALQAAFLRLNDGYEKVLILAYHESISQSYFDEQKPSFMLALVVSKAKDKRVLTLKRVEKEEEISENLLQSFIVNFDPNLAKTWQSSSHFASWNFSYEP from the coding sequence ATGAAATTTCAAGTTGATTTTTATGACGCTATAGCTTACGGCGAGATCAGCGAGGATATAGCTAGATACAAAAAAGAATTTGATCTAGCAAAGATCCCGCCTATGCAAAGAAGGAGGCTAAGTAGTGCCGCGAAGTGCGCTTTTAGCCTGATTAGCGGCTTTGATAAGATCGACATGCCAGTCATTTTTAGCTCTTATGAGGGCGAGATAAATCGCTGCTTTGAGCTAGAAACTGCACTTGCAAAGGCTGAGCCAGTATCGCCAACGTCGTTTTCGCTCTCTGTGCATAACGCTATCTCGTCGCTTCTTAGCATCGAAGCTAAAAATCACAATGAAATTCTAGCCATCTCATCATTTAGCCCAGTGGAAGACGCGCTGCAAGCTGCGTTTTTAAGGCTAAATGACGGATATGAAAAGGTGCTTATCCTAGCCTATCATGAGTCGATATCACAGAGCTATTTTGATGAGCAAAAGCCATCATTTATGCTAGCGCTTGTCGTCTCAAAGGCAAAAGATAAGAGAGTTTTAACTCTAAAAAGAGTGGAAAAAGAAGAAGAAATTTCAGAAAATTTACTGCAAAGTTTCATCGTAAATTTTGACCCAAATTTGGCAAAAACGTGGCAAAGTAGCAGTCATTTCGCTTCTTGGAATTTTAGCTATGAGCCTTAA
- a CDS encoding lysophospholipid acyltransferase family protein, giving the protein MTQIWQKRGKVAVISLLGILAMSLKILRAGFLFFFFALICISGDLLLVPAVLLGLNKFKFVQNLCRDIVRVSWGFFIKVTKICGYLDYKFELTKLNGGSNLVIANHPSLLDVVFLVSKFKRINCIVKGELGKNIFLFAAIRACNYIPNTNNEEFLQKSVDVLKSGENLLIFPEGTRTKDEIIFHKAAAYMGIKGASNVVCVGINMAPRSLRKNEPWYKTPDEKIKYVFKELKKFEVGEFLKDRPSPVRARALHEEISKIYKEEFSERTS; this is encoded by the coding sequence TTGACCCAAATTTGGCAAAAACGTGGCAAAGTAGCAGTCATTTCGCTTCTTGGAATTTTAGCTATGAGCCTTAAAATTTTAAGAGCTGGATTTTTATTTTTCTTTTTTGCACTCATTTGCATAAGTGGCGATCTTTTGCTAGTGCCAGCCGTGCTTTTAGGGCTAAATAAATTTAAATTTGTGCAAAATTTATGCCGAGATATTGTTAGAGTTTCTTGGGGATTTTTTATAAAAGTTACTAAAATTTGTGGGTATCTAGACTATAAATTTGAGCTTACTAAGCTAAATGGCGGCTCAAATTTAGTCATCGCAAACCACCCTTCGCTCCTTGATGTGGTCTTTTTGGTCTCAAAATTTAAAAGGATAAACTGCATCGTAAAGGGCGAGCTTGGCAAAAATATATTTTTATTTGCGGCGATTAGGGCGTGCAACTACATACCAAACACAAATAACGAGGAATTTTTACAAAAAAGCGTAGATGTTTTAAAAAGCGGCGAAAATTTGCTCATTTTCCCAGAGGGCACACGCACGAAAGATGAGATCATCTTTCATAAAGCGGCCGCATACATGGGCATAAAAGGCGCGTCTAACGTGGTTTGCGTGGGTATAAATATGGCTCCAAGAAGCCTTAGAAAAAATGAGCCATGGTACAAAACGCCAGATGAAAAGATAAAGTACGTCTTTAAAGAGCTAAAGAAATTTGAAGTTGGTGAGTTTTTAAAAGATAGGCCAAGCCCCGTAAGGGCGAGGGCGCTACACGAAGAGATAAGTAAAATTTATAAGGAGGAATTTAGTGAAAGAACTAGTTAA
- a CDS encoding phosphopantetheine-binding protein — MKELVNEIKELIITSLNLEDMKPSDIDENAPLFSEGLGLDSVDALELGLAVQKKYGLVLDSKTANLKEIFFSVSSLAKYIYENRK, encoded by the coding sequence GTGAAAGAACTAGTTAATGAGATAAAAGAGCTGATCATCACAAGCTTAAATTTAGAGGATATGAAGCCAAGCGATATCGACGAGAACGCGCCGCTTTTTAGCGAGGGGCTCGGGCTTGACAGCGTCGATGCACTAGAGCTTGGGCTTGCTGTGCAGAAAAAATATGGCCTCGTGCTTGACTCAAAGACAGCAAATTTAAAAGAGATATTCTTTAGCGTATCTTCTCTTGCAAAATACATTTATGAAAATAGGAAATAA
- a CDS encoding acyl carrier protein, whose protein sequence is MSEVEIFEILKKALIELFEIDESKIRPETRIYEDLQIDSIDAIDMIDYIKRQTGYRLMPEDFKNVKTLDDIVKAVAKKFEA, encoded by the coding sequence ATGAGCGAAGTAGAAATTTTTGAAATTTTAAAGAAGGCTTTGATCGAGCTTTTTGAGATAGACGAGAGCAAGATAAGGCCTGAAACTAGGATATATGAGGACTTGCAGATAGATAGCATAGATGCTATTGATATGATTGACTACATCAAGCGCCAAACTGGCTATAGGCTGATGCCAGAGGATTTTAAAAACGTAAAAACGCTTGATGATATCGTAAAAGCCGTAGCAAAGAAATTTGAAGCATAA
- a CDS encoding AMP-binding protein has protein sequence MDFKKCLKAFKFVDINKDLYEYAATFGANLKEKNLSEIEIYLSQSFDFCATFFGALGVGVKPILLAKPIYSGDKFVINDENFGDFLDFSKSMELKFDQNSTFFLQTSGSSGASKNIQKSLGAMIEEGLFLKDELGFGEGDKFFASVSHQHMFGLTFKIFLPLISGAKAVSKELNYPEAIFELDLTNLSFVTSPVLLQTLVSSPRAAEISGLKNIICAGSALKSELRASIAKLSSTRIIDIYGSTETGAVARNLGDELLLFSKVKAGLSEDEALNVSSPWCEFFQTSDWAQIDGSRLTLKGRIDRIVKLNDKRVNLISIENKMFESGLLKDCYCDTHPKFKRLAALLELNEEGVKLFRDSGKKGVVARLNELLRPEFKNSVRYFKIVSSLCKNAQSKFLKANFKMLLEKNEELSWEKSGEDGVYKFKTKLSPALGIFMEHFPNLPLLPGFVQLDFVFKFARELGTEIGDQCVVENLKFLKFVRPNDELCIEISQKDEKIYFEIFCNGTKSAGGRIKLGL, from the coding sequence ATGGATTTTAAAAAGTGTCTAAAGGCATTTAAATTTGTGGACATCAACAAGGATCTTTACGAGTACGCGGCCACCTTTGGGGCAAATTTAAAAGAGAAAAATTTAAGCGAGATAGAAATTTATCTAAGCCAGAGCTTTGACTTTTGCGCCACTTTTTTTGGAGCGCTTGGAGTTGGCGTAAAACCTATCTTGCTTGCAAAGCCGATATATAGCGGGGATAAATTTGTTATTAATGATGAAAATTTTGGTGATTTTTTAGACTTTAGCAAGAGCATGGAGCTAAAATTTGATCAAAATTCTACATTTTTCCTTCAGACCTCAGGCTCTAGTGGAGCTAGTAAAAATATCCAAAAAAGCCTTGGAGCGATGATAGAAGAGGGGCTATTTTTAAAAGATGAGCTTGGATTTGGCGAAGGGGATAAATTTTTTGCTAGCGTCTCGCACCAGCATATGTTTGGCCTTACATTTAAGATCTTTTTGCCGCTCATCTCTGGCGCAAAAGCCGTTAGCAAGGAGCTAAACTACCCAGAAGCGATCTTTGAGCTAGACCTTACAAATTTAAGCTTTGTAACAAGCCCAGTCCTACTTCAAACGCTAGTTTCTAGCCCAAGAGCGGCTGAAATTTCAGGGCTAAAAAACATCATCTGCGCAGGTTCGGCGCTAAAGAGCGAGCTAAGAGCCAGCATAGCAAAACTAAGCAGCACGCGTATCATTGACATCTACGGCAGCACCGAAACTGGCGCGGTGGCTAGAAATTTAGGCGATGAGCTTTTGCTTTTTAGCAAGGTAAAAGCAGGCCTTAGCGAGGACGAGGCGTTAAATGTGAGCTCGCCTTGGTGCGAGTTTTTCCAAACTAGTGACTGGGCGCAGATAGATGGTAGCAGGCTCACGCTAAAGGGCAGGATCGATAGGATCGTTAAGCTAAATGACAAAAGGGTCAATCTAATAAGTATAGAAAATAAGATGTTTGAAAGTGGTCTTTTAAAAGACTGCTACTGCGACACACATCCTAAATTTAAGCGTCTAGCTGCGCTTTTGGAGCTTAATGAAGAGGGTGTGAAGCTCTTTAGAGATAGCGGTAAAAAGGGCGTCGTAGCAAGGCTAAATGAGCTTTTAAGGCCTGAGTTTAAAAATAGCGTTAGGTATTTTAAGATCGTTAGCTCGCTTTGCAAAAACGCTCAAAGCAAGTTTTTAAAGGCAAATTTTAAGATGCTTTTAGAAAAAAATGAGGAGCTTTCTTGGGAGAAAAGTGGCGAAGATGGCGTTTATAAATTTAAGACAAAGCTAAGTCCTGCGCTTGGCATTTTTATGGAGCATTTTCCAAATTTACCGCTTTTGCCTGGCTTTGTGCAGCTTGATTTTGTATTTAAATTTGCAAGAGAACTTGGCACAGAAATAGGCGATCAATGCGTGGTGGAGAATTTGAAATTTTTAAAATTTGTAAGGCCAAATGACGAGCTTTGTATAGAAATTTCACAAAAAGATGAGAAGATTTACTTTGAGATATTTTGTAACGGCACCAAGAGTGCTGGTGGTAGGATAAAGCTGGGCCTATGA